In Falco rusticolus isolate bFalRus1 chromosome 7, bFalRus1.pri, whole genome shotgun sequence, the DNA window TTAGAAACTTAAATTATGGCACTAGAACAGAGAAACCACTAAGCTGAGCAGTGACAGGCAACAGCCATTCAGCTGCCATGAAAGCAGATGGTTTTCCACGTACCTCTGTAcagcactgaataaaaaaaagaataagttACCACCTTACTTGttgaaattagttttaaagGTGGTAACTAAATGTTGTGTATATAGAACCAAAAATCTGTTATTGGAAGTCTGATGAGACTCGAACATGCAATCCAGCATCTGCTGGGGCACTTAGAGAACACTAATATCCTTAAGGAActgtttgaatatttttatatatgcatgtcTGTATGTGATACTGTGTTCAGGCCTCTTGAATGATTAGCAAATAACATCTGCTTATGTTACACTGTACCAGGACGAGTGCTAGGGTCTGAAAGACCTACTAGTTTGAAAAAGGAACATTGGTTCTTTTGGAGTAGAGTTATGAATTGCAAAACCTGAGAACGGCTGGTGAAGAAGTTCCATCTTCAGGAAAGACTGCCACATTATACTTACTAGcagatttaattatttgttgagtgtaaaggatgaaaaagggagaaaaaaaaaaaacggaaGACAAAGAAAGCTACTTGAAGGCTTTAGGTCAAAAAGCAATCATCATGTCATTACTCCtattaaaaacctaaaaaaaacccccaaacactaACTAAGCTAGGTGGCACAAAACATCCCTGCACTTGGAATAGGCGACTTAATGActcaaaacaaccaacaaaacagcCTGGACAACCAGCTGGCTGAATTTCAGCAAAGCTGCCCCCCTCTTTCTAACTATTAAGGGAAAAAGATAGCTATAGCGTAGTACTGTTTCTCCTCTTTGGCTGATTTTCTTTTGGATTATCTGTATACTGTTTCACAttgcttatttatttagctCAGGAAGAACACAATTTGATCgaaaaagaaatcatatttaTGTTTCACAATGTCAggaaaattacagaaactgCATTTCCACACATTTCTGATCATATTCTGAATTGTCATCTCCATACCATAGATTTAAgttgtaaaaaaacctgaatgaaCCTCATTACTATTttgtaataatagttttgtCTGACCTCTGTTTGTCTCTTGAGATGagaagcaatattttttaaaaaaagggaagtgCAAACCTAGAACATTTGACAAAATGGTAAATTAATTACAAACAAGAAAGGGACTGCATATCTCTTCTCAATGCAATGCAATATCCAAATGTTTACAGACTCTTCTCAACTCTGCTACACATTTAGATTAATAGTAGAATGTAAAAGTAATACAGTTAAACCTGAAGAAACACATGATTTTCATTCTTCCACTCAAACAGGCACAGACCTGTTTAATGAAGTGTGGctgaaaagatttctttaatCCTAAATTCAcacaaatacaattaaataaaCCCAGTCACCTGACACCTTCATCAACATCATTTAGTCCTTATGTACAGCAACCAAAGATGAGTTTGTCTCCCAAATACCTAACTAAACGTGTAATTACTTTAAAGGTTTTACTACTCTGTGAAACAGTAATGTTAGCGacatcttttattttagaaCAAGTACTCAGTAAGTCACAATTTCCCACTTTTGATACTGAAGTATTCCACAAGATCAACCATTATGGTTCAATTAGGACCTGCTATCCAAAACACTTGGATTTTAGCACCTTAAATAAAGAGTCAAAGTAACATCTTAGTAGTATCAAATGAAGACAGTTAACACCGTGCTCATCCTCTGCAAAATGATGTGGACCATACATACTGGGTGCATTTAGTCCCTAACAGACAGTAAGGCAGAAAGGAAACCATTCTAAGCAATGCATTCGACTGAATACAacctaaataataataaaaccttCCCAATTACACAAACTCTTTCAAGGAGAAATCATATTTTCTCCCATACATCAAACTTCATagtatttaaagcaaatgttCAACCATATCAGCCAGGAATCTGTACccatgaaaagaagaaaatccgGTTATTAAACACTAGTAAGTGATATGTCTAATTGAAAGTTTAACTCTGTACTGTAACTAGTACTTCTTCAAAGATTTAAACAAACCCTTAAACcagtaaaacaaattaatttcagggtTAAAGCTATTTCTTCTAGCTCACTGTGTAGATAATGGGGCATACATAACATCTGGTTCCACAGGCACAGTTCTTTGGCAGTGGTAGCAACCCGAATGCCGTAATTCTGACTGTTCCTTTCACACCGACACTGCTTGTATGGGTGCTGTAGCACCACAAACATCCCAGCATCACTTGTGATGGATGCGGAATCTCCTTCCTGCGCTGACCTGGACCGCATTAGCTGAGTACCTGCCTAGCTTCTGTCAAGCTTCTAACCACTCCTGTGCATTTCTTGGGACAAACAGAACAGGTTTTGTTCATTGTGGACACTGGCAGTCTAACCAGACATGCCCTAAACCCTGTAATTTCAGGCATCTTTGGCCACCGTAACGCTACTCTTTGCAATTTTAGGCAGTTTTGCCAACTGACTCTACCAAACTGGCTTCCGAGAGAACCTTCCAGCGCTGTACTCTGCTATTTAACAGCAGCTATGAATCAATGACCAACCTGCACACCCAAGACGGACGCAGCTACTACAGATGAACATCAGCATATTCTGagactgtatttcttcttttccacttAAAATTGTTTGTGATGTTAGACACACAGATTTGtatgttaattttaaacaacaacaaaagcataaaaagttACAAACTAAAGTAGTCAATTGCTGGCATTAAACATTACCCTTCCTGTAACTAAACAAATGGCCAACATTAATAAGTAAACTGGTGAATTTCAACATAAAAGTCTTTCAACCTCAGTAATCTCTGCATCCTTCCTTCCACTCCAATAAACCCAGGAATTGTACAGAAATTTAGTTTCCcttcaagcagcagcagagcagtatCCAGTCTGGTTAACGCGTCCATCATAGATCCTCTCTCTGTTTGGTTGCTCGGTTGTCCTCTTTGATGCCATTAGATTTCTTgtctgcatcttttttcttctttgctttttcaggttttgttttgtttttccctttctcattttcttctgctccttttccaggATAAACCTGACCTTCCAGAGTAACATCTGCACACCTTTCTTGATTTATCAGAAAGTCTTTGATCTCCCAGGCGTAACCGCCATCGCGTAGCATAAAGATGGCACGATTTGAGCCAACAATAAACCTAGAggaaagatacattttttcagtTAGCTCTGCGCATTTCAAGCTTTGCTTAAGTTTTGCTTAATTCAGAGCATCTCCACGACAGATGCATACATTTAAAGGCAAGAAGCTAGCCTTCttgcctggggatggggacaagaGAACAATCTTCTAGCACAGATAAGAATAAAACATACCAAGTTTGCAAATGACAAAGAAGGAGTaagaatacaaagaaaacttAAGAACTAATTTGACACCATGTAAAACCCACTAAAGGGCATTAAATTTGCTTTATATACTTAACTGCAACCCTTCACAGCCTCAATACAAGAGTGCAACATTCACGTTTCAAAATGATCCTTCCTCACAGACAAAAACCAAATCTTTTAGCCAGAGGaacaaaaagccttttgtgGTGACAAGTCTTCTAAGTGTGATGCTTTCCATCAAGCACATAAAGGCAAACAACTGCAGCTAAAACCGATAAATAGCTGACATGtgatgagagaaaaagaaactaggCACTAGGCTATACAGGCATCACGTGTAAGTGTTAAAAAGATTTGTGCACCACACCAGAATTTTTGTAGCTTGACTTAAATCAAACTGGCAAATAAACTGATACAGATTTGAAGAAATAGTGATGGGCAACAGAGGTGGGGAAGGGCACAGGACAGTTTAAAagattttcaggaagaaagaaacaagagtTCTGTAAAAGCAAGAACTTTATCCTTTCACACAACACTTTACCTTTGCACATCATAGTTTGCATTGAAGAGACTGCCCTGCCACAAGCTAGtaatttcttctgtctccttttctgtGGGATTTCCCGACACAGTGACAAACATCATCAAAGTCTTCCCCTTTTTCGTCAGCTTCAGGATACTTTCAGGCTTGCCCGGATCAATTTTTGAGAAATCTATTGGTGCTGGAGGCCTCTTGTGTTCAGGAAGATCTCCCTCTTCAATGTCatcatctttctgttttgaaacagaaaaggatgctTTAAGTTCAACTGTTCCACAAAGATGTACTTTTTTGGGAATTTCCCATTGTTTGGGATTGCTttgataaagtattttttagttAAATGATGGAGATTCTCAAACCAGAAGAAAGAGTGAGTTTTGTTTCAGGACACTTCACCAAGAATGTTCTTTCTATGCACAACCCTCACCTCAAAACAATGCACATTTTCATACTGACAGGCAGAATCTCATTTTACCATGTGCTGAGAAATATTTCAGCCTCAAGACTAATTCAATACAGCTCTAtctaaacacttttttttttttccatttactgttTCACAGGAATTTATTAAATATACAAGATGAACTGACAAAGTTGCACTAAAAAAGCCTCATACACACAAACTAAAAAGCATTCATCTACATATTGCTTTCAGAGGTCAAAACTCACTTCTGGGAATCACGTGATCacttgagaaattaattttccttgtttaaaCAACTAAAACCACAAGAATTCACAGCTTCAATGTTAATGCCACAGGAAAACTTTTATCAAAGGTTTCATGACATTTCTGATGCACAGATGCAGCTCATAGTCTGACAACATAATCACCAAGAGTAAGTCActcttggaaaaaagaaaaaaactcttcTTGACTCTGCTGAGGTTGACACGACATTTAAATATTCGGAAAGGCAGAATTCAAACTGCTGCCCCTTAAAACAGCTTGCAACAGAGAGGAGTGAACATAGTGACAACTTACATTGAGCCAGAACTTGATTtcttaaacagtatttttatgacagaatgaaaaagtaaaaaagaacataaaaccCAGGAAGTCTTACACAGGCATCCACACAAGGACTTATAAATCAGCAGGAATTAAGGCAGATATTTTAGGTGGTTTTTTGACTTCAGGCATTTAGTGAAAACATGCATTACTCCACCAGGAAGATGAACCACAGCAGTATATAAAGTTACTTCCTTCAAAAGCCTCAAAGGTCAGAAGCTGATCTTGA includes these proteins:
- the MESD gene encoding LRP chaperone MESD; the encoded protein is MAAAAGWALLGLALWLCAAAAAGEPEGKRRAGPAKKKDIRDYNDADMARLLEQWEKDDDIEEGDLPEHKRPPAPIDFSKIDPGKPESILKLTKKGKTLMMFVTVSGNPTEKETEEITSLWQGSLFNANYDVQRFIVGSNRAIFMLRDGGYAWEIKDFLINQERCADVTLEGQVYPGKGAEENEKGKNKTKPEKAKKKKDADKKSNGIKEDNRATKQREDL